The Equus quagga isolate Etosha38 chromosome 2, UCLA_HA_Equagga_1.0, whole genome shotgun sequence genome has a window encoding:
- the LOC124233804 gene encoding sentrin-specific protease 8, whose protein sequence is MDPVVLSYMDSLLRQSDVSLLDPPSWLNDHIIGFAFEYFANSQFHDCSEYVCFISPEVTQFIKCTSNPTEIAMFLEPLDLPHKRVVFLAINDNSNQAAGGSHWSLLVYLQEKKTFFHYDSHSRSNSVHAKQVAEKLEAFIGRKGDKLAFVEEKAPAQQNSYDCGMYVICNTEALCQNFFRQQPESLLQLLTPTYITKKRGEWKDLIARLAKN, encoded by the coding sequence ATGGACCCTGTAGTCTTGAGTTACATGGACAGTCTACTGCGGCAATCAGATGTCTCACTATTGGATCCTCCAAGCTGGCTCAATGACCATATTATTGGGTTTGCCTTTGAGTACTTTGCCAACAGTCAGTTTCATGACTGCTCTGAGTACGTCTGCTTCATCAGCCCCGAAGTCACCCAGTTCATCAAGTGCACTAGCAACCCAACAGAGATCGCCATGTTCCTTGAACCCCTGGATCTCCCCCACAAGAGAGTTGTATTTTTAGCCATCAATGATAATTCCAACCAGGCAGCTGGGGGAAGCCATTGGAGTTTGTTGGTTTATCtccaagagaaaaaaaccttttttcatTATGATTCCCATAGCAGAAGCAACTCAGTCCATGCAAAGCAGGTAGCAGAGAAACTGGAGGCTTTCATaggcagaaaaggagacaaaCTGGCCTTTGTGGAAGAGAAAGCCCCTGCTCAACAAAACAGCTATGACTGTGGGATGTACGTGATTTGTAACACTGAGGCCTTGTGTCAGAACTTCTTTAGGCAACAGCCAGAATCACTATTACAGCTGCTCACTCCTACGTACATCACAAAGAAGAGGGGAGAATGGAAAGATCTCATTGCCAGACTTGCTAAAAATTAG
- the LOC124234302 gene encoding GRAM domain-containing protein 2A-like isoform X1, which translates to MTALRRGEAAEGGSSKQMHGKTASLKSPESCTEQLDRVQAPLDSSLHWPKGSKGEEIKKCSREGTSLSKYNQQYHKLFKDIPLEEVVLKVCSCALQRDLLLQGRLYISPNWLCFHASLFGKDIKVVIPVVSVQMIKKHKMARLLPNGLAITTNTSQKYVFVSLLSRDSVYDMLRRVCKHLQPSSKKSLSVREFPEEPKCQSLEVLIPEMKWRKVCPASGSLSLPANIPCVPRASMDSTDSFFPSRKPPGSEKAVCEEEKLEEEPRSEGELRLWDYLLLKIIFVLICFLVMSSSYLAFRISRLEQQLCSLNWDGPVPGHRYCYVFGTKETDGAQVILRIPSTLQIFMNFS; encoded by the exons CAGCAAACAGATGCATGGAAAGACGGCTTCTCTGAAGAGTCCCGAGTCCTGCACAGAGCAACTAGACAGAGTTCAGGCACCCCTGGACTCCAG TCTGCACTGGCCCAAAGGCTCGAAGGGTGAAGAGATAAAGAAGTGCAGCCGAGAAGGG ACATCACTGAGTAAATACAACCAGCAATACCACAAGCTGTTTAAGGACatccccttggaggaggtggttCTCAAAG TGTGCTCCTGTGCCCTCCAGAGGGACCTCCTTCTCCAGGGCCGGCTCTACATCTCCCCCAACTGGCTCTGCTTCCATGCCAGCCTTTTTGGCAAGGATATCAAG GTGGTCATTCCTGTGGTGTCTGTGCAAATGATCAAAAAACACAAGATGGCGCGGCTCCTTCCTAATGGTCTGGCCATCACCACCAACACCAGCCAGAAG TATGTCTTTGTGTCACTGCTGTCCCGGGACAGTGTATATGACATGCTGAGGAGGGTCTGCAAGCACCTACAG cCTTCCAGCAAGAAGAGTCTGAGTGTAAGAGAATTTCCAGAGGAACCTAAGTGCCAGTCTCTG GAAGTCCTCATCCCCGagatgaaatggagaaaagtatGCCCTGCATCTGGGTCTCTGTCCCTCCCAGCCAACATCCCTTGTGTCCCTCGGGCATCCATGGACTCCACGGACAGCTTCTttccctccaggaagcctccagGGTCTG AGAAGGCTGTCTGTgaggaggagaagctggaggaagagccCAGGAGTGAAGGGGAACTGAGGCTCTGGGATTACCTGCTCCTCAAGATCATCTTTGTGCT GATCTGCTTCTTGGTCATGTCCTCATCCTATCTGGCATTCCGCATCTCCCGGCTGGAACAGCAGTTATGCTCCCTGAATTGGGATGGCCCAGTCCCTGGGCACAG GTACTGTTATGTATTTGGCACCAAGGAGACTGATGGAGCCCAAGTCATTCTCAGAATCCCAAGTACTCTGCAAATCTTCATGAACTTCAGCTGA
- the LOC124234302 gene encoding GRAM domain-containing protein 2A-like isoform X2, whose amino-acid sequence MTALRRGEAAEGGSKQMHGKTASLKSPESCTEQLDRVQAPLDSSLHWPKGSKGEEIKKCSREGTSLSKYNQQYHKLFKDIPLEEVVLKVCSCALQRDLLLQGRLYISPNWLCFHASLFGKDIKVVIPVVSVQMIKKHKMARLLPNGLAITTNTSQKYVFVSLLSRDSVYDMLRRVCKHLQPSSKKSLSVREFPEEPKCQSLEVLIPEMKWRKVCPASGSLSLPANIPCVPRASMDSTDSFFPSRKPPGSEKAVCEEEKLEEEPRSEGELRLWDYLLLKIIFVLICFLVMSSSYLAFRISRLEQQLCSLNWDGPVPGHRYCYVFGTKETDGAQVILRIPSTLQIFMNFS is encoded by the exons CAAACAGATGCATGGAAAGACGGCTTCTCTGAAGAGTCCCGAGTCCTGCACAGAGCAACTAGACAGAGTTCAGGCACCCCTGGACTCCAG TCTGCACTGGCCCAAAGGCTCGAAGGGTGAAGAGATAAAGAAGTGCAGCCGAGAAGGG ACATCACTGAGTAAATACAACCAGCAATACCACAAGCTGTTTAAGGACatccccttggaggaggtggttCTCAAAG TGTGCTCCTGTGCCCTCCAGAGGGACCTCCTTCTCCAGGGCCGGCTCTACATCTCCCCCAACTGGCTCTGCTTCCATGCCAGCCTTTTTGGCAAGGATATCAAG GTGGTCATTCCTGTGGTGTCTGTGCAAATGATCAAAAAACACAAGATGGCGCGGCTCCTTCCTAATGGTCTGGCCATCACCACCAACACCAGCCAGAAG TATGTCTTTGTGTCACTGCTGTCCCGGGACAGTGTATATGACATGCTGAGGAGGGTCTGCAAGCACCTACAG cCTTCCAGCAAGAAGAGTCTGAGTGTAAGAGAATTTCCAGAGGAACCTAAGTGCCAGTCTCTG GAAGTCCTCATCCCCGagatgaaatggagaaaagtatGCCCTGCATCTGGGTCTCTGTCCCTCCCAGCCAACATCCCTTGTGTCCCTCGGGCATCCATGGACTCCACGGACAGCTTCTttccctccaggaagcctccagGGTCTG AGAAGGCTGTCTGTgaggaggagaagctggaggaagagccCAGGAGTGAAGGGGAACTGAGGCTCTGGGATTACCTGCTCCTCAAGATCATCTTTGTGCT GATCTGCTTCTTGGTCATGTCCTCATCCTATCTGGCATTCCGCATCTCCCGGCTGGAACAGCAGTTATGCTCCCTGAATTGGGATGGCCCAGTCCCTGGGCACAG GTACTGTTATGTATTTGGCACCAAGGAGACTGATGGAGCCCAAGTCATTCTCAGAATCCCAAGTACTCTGCAAATCTTCATGAACTTCAGCTGA
- the LOC124234302 gene encoding GRAM domain-containing protein 2A-like isoform X3 yields MHGKTASLKSPESCTEQLDRVQAPLDSSLHWPKGSKGEEIKKCSREGTSLSKYNQQYHKLFKDIPLEEVVLKVCSCALQRDLLLQGRLYISPNWLCFHASLFGKDIKVVIPVVSVQMIKKHKMARLLPNGLAITTNTSQKYVFVSLLSRDSVYDMLRRVCKHLQPSSKKSLSVREFPEEPKCQSLEVLIPEMKWRKVCPASGSLSLPANIPCVPRASMDSTDSFFPSRKPPGSEKAVCEEEKLEEEPRSEGELRLWDYLLLKIIFVLICFLVMSSSYLAFRISRLEQQLCSLNWDGPVPGHRYCYVFGTKETDGAQVILRIPSTLQIFMNFS; encoded by the exons ATGCATGGAAAGACGGCTTCTCTGAAGAGTCCCGAGTCCTGCACAGAGCAACTAGACAGAGTTCAGGCACCCCTGGACTCCAG TCTGCACTGGCCCAAAGGCTCGAAGGGTGAAGAGATAAAGAAGTGCAGCCGAGAAGGG ACATCACTGAGTAAATACAACCAGCAATACCACAAGCTGTTTAAGGACatccccttggaggaggtggttCTCAAAG TGTGCTCCTGTGCCCTCCAGAGGGACCTCCTTCTCCAGGGCCGGCTCTACATCTCCCCCAACTGGCTCTGCTTCCATGCCAGCCTTTTTGGCAAGGATATCAAG GTGGTCATTCCTGTGGTGTCTGTGCAAATGATCAAAAAACACAAGATGGCGCGGCTCCTTCCTAATGGTCTGGCCATCACCACCAACACCAGCCAGAAG TATGTCTTTGTGTCACTGCTGTCCCGGGACAGTGTATATGACATGCTGAGGAGGGTCTGCAAGCACCTACAG cCTTCCAGCAAGAAGAGTCTGAGTGTAAGAGAATTTCCAGAGGAACCTAAGTGCCAGTCTCTG GAAGTCCTCATCCCCGagatgaaatggagaaaagtatGCCCTGCATCTGGGTCTCTGTCCCTCCCAGCCAACATCCCTTGTGTCCCTCGGGCATCCATGGACTCCACGGACAGCTTCTttccctccaggaagcctccagGGTCTG AGAAGGCTGTCTGTgaggaggagaagctggaggaagagccCAGGAGTGAAGGGGAACTGAGGCTCTGGGATTACCTGCTCCTCAAGATCATCTTTGTGCT GATCTGCTTCTTGGTCATGTCCTCATCCTATCTGGCATTCCGCATCTCCCGGCTGGAACAGCAGTTATGCTCCCTGAATTGGGATGGCCCAGTCCCTGGGCACAG GTACTGTTATGTATTTGGCACCAAGGAGACTGATGGAGCCCAAGTCATTCTCAGAATCCCAAGTACTCTGCAAATCTTCATGAACTTCAGCTGA
- the LOC124234302 gene encoding GRAM domain-containing protein 2A-like isoform X4 yields the protein MTALRRGEAAEGGSSKQMHGKTASLKSPESCTEQLDRVQAPLDSSLHWPKGSKGEEIKKCSREGTSLSKYNQQYHKLFKDIPLEEVVLKVCSCALQRDLLLQGRLYISPNWLCFHASLFGKDIKVVIPVVSVQMIKKHKMARLLPNGLAITTNTSQKYVFVSLLSRDSVYDMLRRVCKHLQPSSKKSLSVREFPEEPKCQSLEVLIPEMKWRKVCPASGSLSLPANIPCVPRASMDSTDSFFPSRKPPGSEKAVCEEEKLEEEPRSEGELRLWDYLLLKIIFVLICFLVMSSSYLAFRISRLEQQLCSLNWDGPVPGHR from the exons CAGCAAACAGATGCATGGAAAGACGGCTTCTCTGAAGAGTCCCGAGTCCTGCACAGAGCAACTAGACAGAGTTCAGGCACCCCTGGACTCCAG TCTGCACTGGCCCAAAGGCTCGAAGGGTGAAGAGATAAAGAAGTGCAGCCGAGAAGGG ACATCACTGAGTAAATACAACCAGCAATACCACAAGCTGTTTAAGGACatccccttggaggaggtggttCTCAAAG TGTGCTCCTGTGCCCTCCAGAGGGACCTCCTTCTCCAGGGCCGGCTCTACATCTCCCCCAACTGGCTCTGCTTCCATGCCAGCCTTTTTGGCAAGGATATCAAG GTGGTCATTCCTGTGGTGTCTGTGCAAATGATCAAAAAACACAAGATGGCGCGGCTCCTTCCTAATGGTCTGGCCATCACCACCAACACCAGCCAGAAG TATGTCTTTGTGTCACTGCTGTCCCGGGACAGTGTATATGACATGCTGAGGAGGGTCTGCAAGCACCTACAG cCTTCCAGCAAGAAGAGTCTGAGTGTAAGAGAATTTCCAGAGGAACCTAAGTGCCAGTCTCTG GAAGTCCTCATCCCCGagatgaaatggagaaaagtatGCCCTGCATCTGGGTCTCTGTCCCTCCCAGCCAACATCCCTTGTGTCCCTCGGGCATCCATGGACTCCACGGACAGCTTCTttccctccaggaagcctccagGGTCTG AGAAGGCTGTCTGTgaggaggagaagctggaggaagagccCAGGAGTGAAGGGGAACTGAGGCTCTGGGATTACCTGCTCCTCAAGATCATCTTTGTGCT GATCTGCTTCTTGGTCATGTCCTCATCCTATCTGGCATTCCGCATCTCCCGGCTGGAACAGCAGTTATGCTCCCTGAATTGGGATGGCCCAGTCCCTGGGCACAG GTAA
- the LOC124234302 gene encoding GRAM domain-containing protein 2A-like isoform X5 codes for MTALRRGEAAEGGSSKQMHGKTASLKSPESCTEQLDRVQAPLDSSLHWPKGSKGEEIKKCSREGTSLSKYNQQYHKLFKDIPLEEVVLKVCSCALQRDLLLQGRLYISPNWLCFHASLFGKDIKVVIPVVSVQMIKKHKMARLLPNGLAITTNTSQKYVFVSLLSRDSVYDMLRRVCKHLQPSSKKSLSVREFPEEPKCQSLEVLIPEMKWRKVCPASGSLSLPANIPCVPRASMDSTDSFFPSRKPPGSGQAKQLRRIWGGGHALCWTGVLPAPGRCPTALLLQRRLSVRRRSWRKSPGVKGN; via the exons CAGCAAACAGATGCATGGAAAGACGGCTTCTCTGAAGAGTCCCGAGTCCTGCACAGAGCAACTAGACAGAGTTCAGGCACCCCTGGACTCCAG TCTGCACTGGCCCAAAGGCTCGAAGGGTGAAGAGATAAAGAAGTGCAGCCGAGAAGGG ACATCACTGAGTAAATACAACCAGCAATACCACAAGCTGTTTAAGGACatccccttggaggaggtggttCTCAAAG TGTGCTCCTGTGCCCTCCAGAGGGACCTCCTTCTCCAGGGCCGGCTCTACATCTCCCCCAACTGGCTCTGCTTCCATGCCAGCCTTTTTGGCAAGGATATCAAG GTGGTCATTCCTGTGGTGTCTGTGCAAATGATCAAAAAACACAAGATGGCGCGGCTCCTTCCTAATGGTCTGGCCATCACCACCAACACCAGCCAGAAG TATGTCTTTGTGTCACTGCTGTCCCGGGACAGTGTATATGACATGCTGAGGAGGGTCTGCAAGCACCTACAG cCTTCCAGCAAGAAGAGTCTGAGTGTAAGAGAATTTCCAGAGGAACCTAAGTGCCAGTCTCTG GAAGTCCTCATCCCCGagatgaaatggagaaaagtatGCCCTGCATCTGGGTCTCTGTCCCTCCCAGCCAACATCCCTTGTGTCCCTCGGGCATCCATGGACTCCACGGACAGCTTCTttccctccaggaagcctccagGGTCTG GGCAAGCCAAGCAGCTTCGGAGAATATGGGGAGGTGGGCATGCCCTGTGTTGGACTGGGGTCCTGCCTGCCCCAGGAAGATGCCCAACTGCTCTCCTATTGCAGAGAAGGCTGTCTGTgaggaggagaagctggaggaagagccCAGGAGTGAAGGGGAACTGA